One window from the genome of Pedobacter schmidteae encodes:
- a CDS encoding DUF6266 family protein gives MGIIRQGILGGFRNKTGSVVGAYWRDLNVIRALPRVSNKPATQAQINQRFKFGLVTGFLSGLSDQIDAGFKKGAGSVSAMNAAVAYHLKTAITGVAPNFTLDYTKLKFSTGKLSLPVSIGVDVTAPARLDFNWTLDGANAKYKDATDMVNVLVYNPAKNQFVSLMNAAPRSALGFNLPVPPDFTGDTVHTYLSFTSTLKKDLSSNSIHIAAIPIA, from the coding sequence ATGGGAATTATCAGACAAGGAATCCTTGGTGGGTTCAGAAACAAAACAGGGTCGGTAGTAGGTGCTTACTGGCGAGATTTAAATGTGATCAGGGCCTTGCCCCGGGTGAGTAACAAGCCCGCAACCCAGGCACAGATCAATCAGCGCTTTAAGTTTGGGCTGGTCACCGGTTTTCTGAGTGGCTTGAGCGACCAGATTGATGCCGGCTTTAAAAAGGGTGCCGGATCGGTATCAGCCATGAATGCGGCGGTAGCTTATCACCTCAAAACAGCCATTACCGGTGTGGCACCCAACTTTACGCTGGATTATACCAAACTAAAGTTTAGTACTGGCAAGTTGAGTTTACCCGTTTCGATTGGGGTGGATGTAACGGCCCCGGCCAGATTGGATTTTAACTGGACACTGGATGGTGCGAATGCGAAATACAAAGACGCCACCGACATGGTCAATGTGCTGGTGTATAACCCTGCCAAGAACCAGTTTGTATCGTTGATGAATGCGGCACCGCGGTCGGCCCTGGGATTTAATTTGCCGGTACCGCCTGATTTTACGGGTGACACGGTACATACTTATCTCAGCTTTACGTCTACGCTGAAAAAGGACTTGAGTTCCAATAGTATACACATAGCCGCGATACCGATAGCGTAG
- a CDS encoding DUF6266 family protein: protein MRQGLQSEASSTIRILTLNAKNHGKLKKGILGPISGKLGSIVGASWMGIPYLRRAPKVTTEPRPRSVAQLANQQKMKFVNQLLVPFHPYINIGFANLAIQKTALNVAYSINFHQAITGLHPNLGVDYSKMVISRGDLPGLKDPVLSLTANDTIAINWAQNTNSRASFDDQVMLVLYCPALHLADGFIGGVKRTDKQCYYKFLPELIGKTLEVYLSVTSSNRKKIADSLYLGRIVP, encoded by the coding sequence CTGCGCCAAGGTCTTCAGTCCGAAGCCAGTTCAACAATTCGAATATTAACCTTAAATGCAAAAAATCATGGCAAATTAAAAAAAGGAATTCTCGGGCCTATATCCGGAAAATTAGGTTCAATAGTAGGCGCATCATGGATGGGCATCCCCTATCTGAGGCGGGCGCCTAAGGTAACAACAGAGCCTCGACCCCGATCAGTGGCACAACTGGCCAACCAACAAAAAATGAAGTTTGTAAATCAGCTGCTGGTGCCCTTTCATCCTTATATAAACATCGGCTTCGCTAACCTGGCCATACAAAAAACTGCATTAAACGTGGCCTACTCTATTAATTTTCATCAGGCCATTACCGGTTTACATCCAAATCTGGGTGTAGATTATTCTAAAATGGTGATCAGCCGAGGTGATTTGCCAGGACTAAAGGATCCTGTACTCAGCTTAACTGCCAATGATACAATTGCTATTAATTGGGCACAAAATACCAATAGCAGGGCATCTTTTGACGATCAGGTGATGCTGGTACTATATTGTCCTGCATTACATCTGGCAGATGGTTTTATAGGTGGTGTAAAAAGGACTGACAAGCAATGCTATTATAAATTTTTACCCGAGCTGATAGGTAAAACTCTGGAGGTTTATCTGAGCGTTACTTCGTCAAACCGAAAAAAAATAGCCGATAGCTTATATCTGGGAAGGATAGTACCCTGA
- a CDS encoding IS3 family transposase has translation MFGYTRQAYYKQMKSTKKRLLKEEVLLDIVSNYRKQMPRLGGTKLHFLINQSGCRIGRKVLYDFLKNHGLLIRRRKKYAITTNSNHWMRKWPNLIRGFDFNRSNQLWVSDITYIVVAECFAYISLITDAYSHKIIGYSLDRTLESSGSIRALQMAIKNTGIHRQPGLIHHSDRGVQYCCKEYVKMLKDNNIRISMTENGDPYENALAERVNGILKGEWIDHERYDDFDKASDRINQIINIYNTLRPHSSCDMLTPEKAQTKQGRLKKRWKKRKSRKKEIILYKPM, from the coding sequence TTGTTTGGCTATACAAGACAAGCCTATTACAAACAGATGAAATCAACTAAAAAACGTCTATTAAAAGAAGAAGTCCTACTTGATATAGTCAGCAATTACCGTAAACAAATGCCCCGCTTGGGCGGTACGAAACTGCATTTTCTGATAAATCAGTCCGGGTGCAGGATAGGAAGGAAAGTACTTTACGATTTTCTGAAAAACCACGGACTGTTGATTCGCAGAAGGAAAAAATACGCCATTACCACTAATTCAAACCACTGGATGCGGAAATGGCCCAACCTGATTCGGGGATTTGACTTTAACCGCTCTAATCAACTATGGGTTAGTGATATTACCTATATTGTCGTTGCCGAATGTTTTGCGTACATATCATTGATAACTGATGCCTATTCCCATAAAATCATAGGTTACAGCCTTGATCGCACCCTGGAGAGTAGTGGCAGCATAAGAGCATTACAAATGGCGATCAAAAATACAGGGATACACCGTCAGCCGGGATTGATCCACCATTCGGACAGAGGGGTGCAATATTGTTGCAAAGAATACGTAAAGATGTTAAAAGACAATAATATACGAATAAGCATGACCGAGAACGGTGACCCCTATGAAAATGCTTTAGCTGAACGGGTGAATGGTATCTTAAAGGGAGAGTGGATAGACCATGAAAGATATGATGATTTTGATAAGGCAAGCGATCGAATTAATCAAATCATCAATATCTACAATACACTTAGGCCACATTCAAGTTGTGATATGTTAACCCCGGAAAAAGCGCAAACAAAACAGGGAAGACTCAAAAAAAGATGGAAAAAAAGAAAAAGCAGGAAAAAAGAAATAATTTTATACAAACCTATGTAA
- a CDS encoding type II toxin-antitoxin system RelE/ParE family toxin produces the protein MAKKFSSLKSDSSVLLQSLKEDPSQGTALGNECYKIRMAITSKGKGKSGGSRVITCFKITRGTVYLLTIFDKSEQENISDKDLKEMLAFVES, from the coding sequence CTGGCAAAAAAGTTCTCATCGCTTAAGTCCGATTCTTCTGTTTTACTACAATCACTTAAAGAAGATCCCTCACAAGGCACTGCACTTGGTAATGAGTGCTATAAAATCCGAATGGCAATAACCAGTAAAGGCAAAGGAAAATCTGGTGGATCAAGAGTTATTACCTGTTTTAAGATCACTCGAGGTACAGTTTATTTGCTAACCATTTTTGATAAAAGTGAGCAAGAAAATATCTCAGATAAAGATCTCAAAGAAATGCTGGCTTTTGTAGAAAGCTAA
- a CDS encoding TlpA disulfide reductase family protein has translation MKRLLKWTVVLMILGCPGVLFAQSGKFTLKGKVGHFSSPAKAFIMYTDTAGKMLTDSTGIKDGHFSFSGIVDYPKEAWVIFNTKGGNSMDVSWDWRNFVMFYLEPGQLTLSSPDTSIARAVITGGPVNKDNEQLRLTIAPFQKLQNDAYDAYYATPKEAQRTKAVLEALDKATSKSLEARKPIWKKFIQQNPNAFRSIYALQSYGGPAPDATDVEPLFNSLSPAIKASKPGVKYKQLMEKMKTYGVGAMAPNFTQNDTAGKAISLQDFRGKYVLIDFWASWCGPCRAENPNVVTAYHQFKDKNFTILGVSLDKSKDNWLKAIKDDGLVWTQVSDLQYWKNAVAKLYAINAIPQNVLVNPSGKIVGRNLTGVALTEKLKKLLGK, from the coding sequence ATGAAAAGATTATTAAAATGGACAGTTGTGTTGATGATTTTAGGTTGTCCCGGTGTGTTATTTGCTCAAAGTGGAAAATTCACGTTAAAAGGGAAAGTCGGGCATTTTTCAAGCCCTGCAAAAGCCTTTATAATGTATACCGACACTGCGGGCAAAATGCTGACCGATTCGACCGGAATCAAAGATGGACATTTCAGCTTTAGCGGGATTGTGGACTACCCAAAAGAAGCCTGGGTGATATTCAACACCAAAGGTGGAAATTCTATGGATGTATCCTGGGACTGGCGAAATTTTGTGATGTTTTACCTGGAGCCAGGCCAGCTAACGCTGAGTAGTCCAGATACATCTATTGCCAGGGCTGTCATTACCGGCGGACCGGTAAATAAGGATAATGAGCAATTGAGGCTTACCATTGCCCCATTTCAAAAACTGCAGAATGATGCTTACGATGCTTATTACGCAACGCCAAAAGAGGCCCAAAGAACAAAAGCAGTATTGGAGGCGTTGGATAAGGCCACCAGTAAGTCGTTGGAAGCGCGTAAGCCTATCTGGAAAAAGTTTATTCAGCAAAACCCCAATGCCTTTAGGAGCATTTATGCCCTTCAAAGCTATGGAGGCCCTGCACCCGACGCAACTGATGTGGAGCCTCTTTTTAATTCGCTTTCGCCAGCAATTAAAGCCAGCAAACCGGGGGTGAAATATAAGCAGCTGATGGAGAAAATGAAAACTTATGGCGTGGGTGCCATGGCGCCCAATTTCACCCAGAATGATACTGCAGGTAAGGCCATATCGTTACAGGATTTTAGGGGTAAATATGTGCTGATTGATTTTTGGGCCAGCTGGTGTGGCCCCTGCAGGGCGGAGAATCCAAATGTGGTTACTGCCTATCATCAGTTTAAGGACAAAAACTTTACAATATTGGGGGTTTCATTAGATAAATCGAAGGACAATTGGCTGAAGGCCATTAAAGATGACGGACTGGTATGGACACAGGTATCAGACCTTCAGTATTGGAAAAATGCGGTAGCAAAGTTGTATGCCATCAACGCGATCCCGCAGAATGTTTTGGTTAATCCAAGTGGCAAAATTGTTGGCCGTAACCTAACCGGGGTAGCGCTTACCGAAAAGCTGAAAAAACTGCTTGGGAAGTAG
- a CDS encoding TlpA disulfide reductase family protein, producing the protein MKLSLRKAFVCCLLLPLMLQAQDKHFTLKAALGNVPATATAYLVYKPMDETKIDSVKAENGVFTFEGSIAQITSGYLLLSPYGDGLRGKDYSELQLYLEPRNILVNSPDRLIDAKVEAGQVNADHAAIKLLLKPITAKEKQLRAAFQTAVNDQKKAIELQLEQCQAQRKVVYQDFITRHPDHLMSFFALKAKAGSVPKVEELEPYFNLLSPGIKASKDGLAYAAYLADLKVVALRATAPAFTLPDTSGKMVSLSGYKGKYVLVDFWASWCKPCREENPNLLRAYQRYKDNGLVIIGISLDYPNGRKTWIEAIKKDKMEWIQLSELKGWEGKTGKAYLVKAIPQNFLLDPDGRIVAKDLRGPALQKKLEEIYN; encoded by the coding sequence ATGAAACTTAGTTTAAGAAAGGCATTTGTCTGCTGTTTGCTGCTGCCTTTGATGTTGCAGGCGCAGGATAAGCACTTTACCCTGAAGGCAGCATTAGGCAATGTGCCGGCTACTGCCACGGCTTATCTGGTATATAAGCCCATGGATGAAACAAAAATTGATTCGGTAAAGGCCGAAAATGGCGTGTTTACCTTTGAAGGCAGCATTGCGCAGATTACAAGTGGTTATTTGCTGCTGAGCCCCTATGGCGATGGCCTGCGGGGAAAAGACTACAGCGAATTGCAATTGTACCTCGAACCCCGGAATATACTGGTTAATAGCCCTGACCGGCTGATTGATGCAAAAGTTGAGGCAGGCCAGGTCAACGCCGATCATGCAGCAATAAAATTGCTACTCAAGCCCATAACAGCTAAGGAAAAGCAACTGCGGGCTGCCTTTCAAACTGCTGTAAACGATCAAAAGAAAGCGATAGAACTGCAATTGGAACAATGCCAGGCACAACGAAAAGTGGTTTACCAGGATTTCATTACCCGCCATCCCGATCATCTGATGAGTTTTTTTGCCTTGAAAGCCAAGGCAGGTTCTGTACCAAAGGTTGAAGAACTGGAGCCTTATTTTAACCTGCTTAGTCCCGGGATAAAGGCCAGCAAAGACGGCCTGGCCTATGCGGCATACCTGGCTGATTTAAAAGTAGTGGCTTTGCGTGCTACGGCACCAGCATTTACCTTACCCGATACCAGTGGTAAAATGGTCAGTTTGAGCGGATATAAAGGCAAATATGTACTGGTAGATTTCTGGGCCAGCTGGTGCAAGCCCTGCAGGGAGGAAAACCCCAATTTGCTTAGGGCCTATCAGCGTTACAAAGACAACGGCCTGGTGATTATCGGCATATCATTAGATTATCCCAACGGCAGGAAAACCTGGATTGAGGCCATTAAAAAAGACAAAATGGAATGGATACAGTTATCCGAGCTAAAGGGTTGGGAAGGTAAAACCGGTAAGGCTTATCTGGTGAAGGCCATTCCGCAAAACTTCCTGCTTGATCCTGATGGAAGAATTGTAGCCAAAGACCTGAGGGGGCCGGCGCTCCAAAAAAAACTAGAAGAAATATATAATTAA